A single genomic interval of Nitrosomonadales bacterium harbors:
- a CDS encoding adenylate/guanylate cyclase domain-containing protein: METHGNKTIMCSVLFLDIVEYSKKSVAGQISLKERFNEYLSAAISNVPIADRIILDTGDGAAINFLGDVEDALKAALSLRDSLSNEDPHVDPPLMVRIGINLGPVRLVRDINGQPNIVGDGINVAQRIMGFADVEQILVSRSYYDAVSRLSPQYAGMFHYQGSRTDKHVREHEVYAIGYPGDNATEAMATDVLAGEAGASPMRLMTRIKGVWNGAAIKLDDWIRGVVSGFKRAEPRQRALYVGAATVPIMLFFTVLIVKSTPQEAPLVSQDAEPPRSMSVEPKVVSDASKGEPETVTGQSKREAVAKPDGNKTKEPPKQNAVQQKAKPPQPADSKSWLETLKPSGGDAYISVSCKEGALVFVDGMQSGKIDSTGTLTIAVTSGKHAVIVSHASGGLYRQDVLLDSGKTVRVRPNFCK; the protein is encoded by the coding sequence ATGGAAACGCACGGTAATAAGACCATCATGTGCAGTGTGCTGTTCTTGGATATCGTGGAATATTCCAAGAAGTCGGTTGCTGGGCAGATTTCGCTGAAAGAAAGGTTCAACGAATACCTTTCTGCGGCTATTAGCAATGTGCCGATAGCTGACCGGATCATTCTTGATACCGGTGACGGTGCGGCGATCAACTTCCTCGGTGATGTCGAAGATGCGCTCAAGGCGGCGCTCAGTTTGCGCGATAGCCTGTCCAATGAAGACCCGCATGTGGATCCGCCACTGATGGTACGTATCGGGATCAATCTCGGACCGGTTCGTCTGGTGCGTGACATCAACGGCCAACCCAACATTGTCGGTGACGGTATCAATGTCGCGCAGCGCATAATGGGCTTTGCAGATGTCGAGCAGATTCTGGTGTCGCGTTCATATTACGATGCTGTTTCGCGCCTGTCCCCTCAATATGCCGGGATGTTCCATTACCAGGGATCACGCACCGACAAGCATGTGCGTGAGCACGAGGTATATGCGATCGGTTACCCCGGCGATAATGCGACAGAGGCCATGGCTACCGATGTGCTTGCTGGAGAAGCAGGCGCATCGCCCATGCGGTTAATGACCCGAATCAAGGGTGTCTGGAATGGGGCGGCAATAAAGCTGGACGACTGGATCCGGGGCGTGGTGTCCGGTTTCAAAAGGGCAGAGCCAAGGCAACGCGCTCTATATGTTGGTGCGGCCACTGTTCCCATCATGCTTTTCTTTACTGTGTTGATTGTGAAGTCTACGCCTCAAGAAGCTCCGCTCGTTTCTCAGGATGCCGAACCGCCTCGTTCCATGAGTGTAGAGCCGAAGGTTGTATCAGATGCTTCCAAAGGCGAGCCAGAAACGGTTACGGGTCAAAGTAAGCGGGAGGCTGTTGCCAAACCGGATGGCAATAAAACCAAGGAGCCTCCTAAACAAAATGCTGTTCAACAAAAAGCCAAGCCGCCCCAACCGGCAGACAGCAAGTCATGGCTTGAAACATTAAAGCCGTCGGGGGGAGATGCGTACATTTCGGTCAGTTGCAAGGAAGGTGCGCTGGTGTTTGTCGATGGTATGCAGAGCGGAAAAATTGATTCCACGGGGACATTGACTATAGCTGTTACGTCGGGGAAGCATGCGGTGATTGTGAGCCATGCGAGCGGCGGACTTTACAGGCAGGATGTTTTGCTCGATTCGGGCAAAACGGTGCGTGTAAGGCCGAATTTCTGTAAATAG
- a CDS encoding YbaB/EbfC family nucleoid-associated protein, producing the protein MMKGGLSGLMKQAQQMQQNMQKAQAELATVEVEGQAGSGAVKVTMTCAHEVRRISLDDSVLSDDKEMLEDLIVLALNDAMKKAEATTQQRMSGFSAGMGLPPGMKLPF; encoded by the coding sequence TGAAGGGCGGATTGAGCGGGTTGATGAAGCAGGCCCAGCAAATGCAGCAGAATATGCAGAAGGCACAGGCTGAATTGGCCACCGTGGAGGTCGAAGGTCAGGCAGGTTCCGGCGCAGTCAAGGTGACTATGACGTGTGCGCACGAGGTACGTCGCATATCGCTGGACGACAGTGTGTTGTCCGATGATAAAGAAATGCTGGAGGATCTGATCGTGTTGGCTTTGAACGATGCGATGAAGAAGGCGGAGGCGACCACTCAGCAACGCATGAGCGGTTTTAGTGCCGGCATGGGCCTGCCGCCCGGGATGAAGCTGCCGTTTTGA
- a CDS encoding pseudouridine synthase, with product MNEHGEKLQKVLAQAGFGSRRAMEEWIAAGRVSVNGEPATLGMRVVPGDLVKTERRTIRIGEREHAIRVLLYHKPEGEIVSRDDPENRVSVFDKLPKLRGQKWIAIGRLDFNTSGLLIFTTSGELANRLMHPRFEVEREYAVRVQGTMTDEQMNRVLKEGVGLEDGPVKFEKLEDHGGEGFNHWYRVILREGRNRVVRRTFDALGLPVSRLMRIRFGIINLPPRLKRGMTAELGEAEVQQVLEWAGLAHEEELSPVVPASRPSGRTRTAVAVPPATSEVRDKRHVAASRGRKSKTGVKR from the coding sequence ATGAACGAACATGGCGAGAAATTGCAGAAAGTGCTGGCTCAGGCGGGCTTCGGCTCGCGCCGGGCAATGGAGGAATGGATTGCGGCGGGGCGAGTCAGCGTAAACGGAGAACCGGCGACTCTGGGGATGCGCGTGGTGCCGGGCGATTTGGTGAAGACGGAACGTCGCACCATACGCATTGGCGAAAGAGAACATGCTATACGCGTGTTGTTGTATCACAAGCCTGAAGGTGAAATCGTCAGTCGCGACGATCCGGAAAACCGCGTCAGCGTATTCGACAAACTGCCTAAACTGCGTGGGCAGAAATGGATCGCTATCGGGCGGTTGGATTTCAATACCAGCGGTTTGCTGATTTTTACCACTTCCGGCGAGTTGGCGAATCGCCTGATGCATCCGCGATTCGAGGTGGAACGGGAGTATGCGGTACGAGTGCAGGGAACCATGACGGATGAGCAAATGAACAGGGTGCTCAAGGAAGGCGTTGGCTTGGAGGACGGCCCCGTCAAGTTCGAGAAACTTGAAGATCACGGGGGCGAGGGCTTTAACCACTGGTATCGCGTGATACTCAGGGAAGGGCGGAATCGCGTGGTGCGTCGCACCTTTGATGCACTTGGTTTGCCTGTGAGCCGATTGATGCGCATACGCTTCGGTATAATCAATCTGCCACCAAGACTGAAGCGTGGCATGACCGCCGAACTGGGCGAAGCTGAAGTACAGCAGGTGCTGGAGTGGGCAGGTCTTGCGCATGAAGAAGAATTGAGTCCAGTCGTACCGGCATCGCGCCCATCCGGACGCACCCGCACCGCAGTGGCAGTACCTCCCGCTACATCTGAGGTGCGCGATAAGCGGCATGTTGCTGCAAGCCGCGGCAGGAAAAGTAAAACTGGTGTAAAACGTTAA
- the recR gene encoding recombination protein RecR — translation MMPSLLEELVAALRCLPGVGPKSAQRMAYHLLQRDRNGAMHLAESLELAVNNIRHCNKCNNFSEQDVCGLCASPKRDPGLLCVVEMPADLLMMEQAQCYRGMYFVLMGRLSPLDGIGVKELHLDRLLKRVHEHPCEVILATNFTVEGDATAHYLATLLQSQNIKVSRIARGLPVGGELEQVDSGTLAQAVLERREMAV, via the coding sequence ATGATGCCATCCCTTCTGGAGGAGTTGGTTGCTGCGTTGCGTTGTTTACCAGGCGTGGGGCCGAAATCGGCGCAACGCATGGCCTACCACTTGCTTCAGCGAGACCGCAATGGAGCAATGCACTTGGCAGAATCGCTGGAGCTGGCTGTAAATAACATCAGGCACTGTAACAAATGCAATAATTTTTCCGAGCAGGATGTTTGCGGTTTATGTGCCTCACCCAAGCGTGACCCAGGCCTGCTGTGCGTTGTCGAGATGCCGGCCGATTTGCTGATGATGGAGCAGGCACAGTGTTATCGCGGCATGTACTTCGTATTGATGGGCAGGTTGTCTCCGCTGGATGGCATCGGCGTGAAGGAACTGCACCTTGATCGACTGCTCAAACGCGTACACGAACATCCCTGCGAAGTGATTCTGGCGACCAACTTTACTGTGGAAGGGGATGCCACGGCGCATTATCTGGCAACCTTGCTGCAATCGCAGAACATCAAGGTGTCACGCATTGCCCGCGGCCTGCCGGTAGGCGGCGAACTGGAGCAGGTGGATAGTGGCACGTTAGCGCAAGCTGTGCTGGAAAGACGCGAGATGGCAGTATGA